The following is a genomic window from Candidatus Dependentiae bacterium.
AATAAAAAGAGTGCTGGTATTTAGATGCACAATATCAGGCTTAACTTGTTTTAGCCACTTATCAGCAACAAAAAAATATGTTTTAAAACTATCTAAAAGAGATCGTAAAAAATATTTGGCGTGATACCATTTATACCAATAAATTTTTGTGTGTGAAAAATCATTAAGCCCCACAACACCGACAACATTAATGCCATGTTCTTTAAACATGTTTACTGCCTGCGAATCATGTAAAAATAAAACTACAGGTTCATATTTTGTTTTATCCAAATTTTTTATTAAATACAAAAGACTTAATGGTGCTCCGCCCAGGCCTTTACCATGATGTATGTACAAAATTTTTTTCATTTAAAATTCTTTCAAAAATTAACCAACAAAAATTAAATTGATATCTCTTTAATTTTTTGTTTTGAAAAAAATAAAGCTTCGCTATCCGAATCATCTACTGTAAAATTTTTTGTACTGTTCACACTGTTTCTACCGATACAAAAATATTTAATACCCTCTTTTTTCATAATTTCAGGATTAAACATATTTCTACCGTCAAACACAACGGCATCGTTTAATCGCTTAAAATCAAGCGCATTAAATTTTAAAAACTCTTTCCATTCGGTAAGAATTATTAGAAAATCCGAACTGTTAACAACTTGGCTTGCCGAATTTGCAAAAAATATATTCTCTTTAAATATGTTTTTTATATTGCTTACAGCTTGAGGATCATAGGCTAAAATTTTACATTTTTTTTCAAGTAATTTTTTTATCACATCAATTGATGGAGCACTTCTGATATCATCGGTTTCAGGTTTAAAAGACAAACCCCAGATTCCAACAGTTTTATTTGATATTTCATCTTTATAAAAATCTAAAATTTTATTAATAAAAATTTGACGTTGATTTTCGTTAACCATATCTACAGTAGCAACCAAATTCATGGGCTGATTAAATTTTTCACCAATTTTTACAAGAGCTTTTACATCTTTTGGAAAACAACTTCCGCCATAACCGATACCGGCATTTAAAAAAGATGCACCAATTCTTTTATCTTTAGACATTCCAATTTTTACATCAAAAATATCTGCGCCTACTTTATCTGCAAAAAGAGCCAGTTCGTTTATAAAACTTATACGTGTTGCAAGCATTGCATTACTTGCATATTTTGTAAGTTCTGCCGATTCAACATTCATAACTACAAAATCTTGTCGTTCATTTAAAAAGGGTCTGTATAAACTTTCTAAAATAGATAAAGCTTTTTGTGATTTTACTCCTACAACCACTCTGTCCGGATTTAAAAAATCATTTAGAGCATCACCTTCTTTTAAAAATTCAGGATTACTTGCTACATCAAATTCTATATCTAAATCTCGCGATTTAAGCTCTTTAGATATAATTTTTTCAACTTCAGCCGCTGTTCCAACCGGTACGGTAGATTTGTTTATAAATAAACAGTATTTATTTAAATTAGCACCCACTTCGT
Proteins encoded in this region:
- a CDS encoding UDP-glucose/GDP-mannose dehydrogenase family protein: MAVIGAGYVGLVTGVCFAQKEGNFVTVIERDSGKIKDLLSGRVPFYEPGLAELLKTAIEKNKIVFVNSIKEIFKNNNPEIIFSCVGTPSLPDGDADLSFVMDVAHEVGANLNKYCLFINKSTVPVGTAAEVEKIISKELKSRDLDIEFDVASNPEFLKEGDALNDFLNPDRVVVGVKSQKALSILESLYRPFLNERQDFVVMNVESAELTKYASNAMLATRISFINELALFADKVGADIFDVKIGMSKDKRIGASFLNAGIGYGGSCFPKDVKALVKIGEKFNQPMNLVATVDMVNENQRQIFINKILDFYKDEISNKTVGIWGLSFKPETDDIRSAPSIDVIKKLLEKKCKILAYDPQAVSNIKNIFKENIFFANSASQVVNSSDFLIILTEWKEFLKFNALDFKRLNDAVVFDGRNMFNPEIMKKEGIKYFCIGRNSVNSTKNFTVDDSDSEALFFSKQKIKEISI